One Bacillus sp. FJAT-52991 genomic region harbors:
- a CDS encoding YycH family regulatory protein, with protein sequence MNYEHIKNIVLVALVFTSILLTLSIWNYQPSLETIEDDYIHEVSIGETREAVDLIKPSKVLYHDGDRHFGTTNEKEIDNMMKELQKWTFNEPKNISSTITDKEFDQLVYGSNKMELVFPTFIPFYTINTLWSFHDQKVPNAVFDRIVISRMNTKDKKTNVYFVSMNERLVFESQVSSATLGAFKRNYSNQAPKWDVYLSKELEDDRQLFLPEGSSSLMRYKYYPDDIDTVKFKDALFTDPSIVRKGTKPEGEEYTDGSSLMEVNYESKTIEYVNPAKEPEAVRSGELHGLIDRSINFVNEHSGWTDQYRLFEATPGSPQISYRLFIDGQPVFNEQGMAEIKQNWNKEQIYQYDRPYFTLDISIPSEADEVKLQDGSAAFNQVKQQKNFDLKLLEDMVVGYDLHHDPQTDKILVLEPAWFYKYDGHWKKLLWNEGTEDTVHGLE encoded by the coding sequence ATGAACTATGAACACATCAAAAATATTGTTTTAGTCGCGCTGGTCTTTACTAGCATTCTTTTGACGTTAAGCATCTGGAATTATCAACCGAGTTTAGAAACCATTGAAGATGATTACATCCATGAAGTGTCTATTGGTGAAACGCGGGAAGCAGTTGACCTCATTAAGCCATCTAAAGTGTTGTACCATGATGGAGACCGCCATTTTGGTACAACGAATGAAAAAGAGATCGATAATATGATGAAAGAACTGCAAAAATGGACATTTAATGAGCCGAAAAATATTTCAAGTACAATCACTGATAAAGAATTTGATCAATTAGTATATGGAAGTAATAAAATGGAATTGGTATTTCCAACATTTATTCCCTTCTATACAATCAATACATTATGGTCATTTCACGATCAAAAAGTTCCCAATGCTGTTTTTGATCGAATAGTGATTAGCCGGATGAATACAAAAGATAAAAAAACGAACGTTTATTTTGTATCAATGAACGAACGGCTCGTGTTTGAAAGTCAAGTTTCGTCAGCTACATTAGGTGCATTTAAAAGAAATTATTCGAATCAAGCTCCTAAATGGGATGTTTATTTGTCTAAGGAATTAGAGGATGACCGTCAGCTATTTTTACCAGAAGGTTCATCTTCTTTGATGAGATATAAATACTATCCAGATGATATTGATACCGTCAAATTTAAAGATGCATTATTTACAGATCCAAGCATTGTAAGAAAAGGGACGAAGCCAGAAGGTGAAGAGTATACAGATGGCTCGAGTTTAATGGAAGTAAATTATGAAAGCAAGACGATTGAATACGTCAATCCCGCCAAGGAACCAGAAGCTGTACGTAGCGGGGAACTACATGGGTTAATTGATAGAAGCATTAATTTTGTCAATGAACATAGCGGTTGGACTGATCAATACCGTTTATTTGAAGCGACACCAGGCTCTCCGCAAATTAGCTATCGGTTATTTATTGACGGTCAGCCAGTTTTTAATGAGCAGGGTATGGCAGAAATTAAACAAAATTGGAATAAGGAACAAATTTATCAATATGATCGACCGTACTTCACATTAGATATTTCAATTCCTTCTGAGGCTGATGAGGTGAAATTGCAAGATGGGTCAGCAGCTTTCAATCAAGTGAAACAGCAGAAAAACTTTGATTTAAAGCTATTAGAGGATATGGTGGTAGGCTATGATTTACATCATGACCCACAAACCGATAAAATTCTCGTTCTTGAGCCAGCGTGGTTTTATAAATACGATGGACATTGGAAGAAACTTTTATGGAATGAAGGAACGGAGGATACTGTTCATGGATTGGAGTAA
- the dnaB gene encoding replicative DNA helicase → MSDVMTDRIPPQSIEAEQAVLGAIFLEPSALTVASEILIPEDFYRTAHQKIYNHMLKLNDDGKAVDVVTVTEELAAIKDLEDVGGVIYLTELAESVPTAANIEYYARIVEEKSLLRRLIRTATHIAQEGYSREDEVEALLSEAEKSIMEVAQRKNTSAFHNIKDVLVRTYDNIEMLHNRKGDVTGIPTGFADLDSMTAGFQRNDLIIVAARPSVGKTAFALNIAQNVATKTDENVAIFSLEMGAEQLVMRMLCAEGNINAQNLRTGSLTDEDWRKLTMAMGSLSNSGIYIDDTPGVRIGEIRSKCRRLKQEQGLGMILIDYLQLIQGSGRSGENRQQEVSEISRSLKALARELEVPVIALSQLSRGVEQRQDKRPMMSDIRESGSIEQDADIVAFLYRDDYYDKESENKNIIEIIIAKQRNGPVGTVQLAFVKEYNKFVNLERRFDETG, encoded by the coding sequence ATGAGCGATGTTATGACTGATCGAATTCCGCCGCAAAGTATTGAAGCGGAACAGGCTGTTCTTGGAGCCATTTTCTTAGAGCCATCCGCTTTAACGGTTGCTTCTGAGATTTTGATACCAGAAGATTTCTACCGTACCGCCCATCAAAAAATATATAATCATATGCTGAAGCTGAACGATGACGGCAAAGCGGTTGATGTAGTGACCGTGACGGAAGAGCTAGCGGCTATTAAAGATTTAGAAGATGTCGGCGGCGTCATCTATTTAACCGAATTGGCTGAATCTGTTCCGACAGCGGCTAATATCGAATATTATGCTCGAATTGTTGAAGAAAAATCGCTTTTGCGTCGATTAATTCGCACAGCGACCCATATTGCTCAAGAAGGCTATAGTCGGGAAGATGAAGTAGAAGCGTTACTAAGCGAAGCAGAAAAAAGCATTATGGAGGTGGCTCAACGAAAAAATACGAGTGCCTTTCATAATATTAAAGATGTTCTTGTACGCACGTATGACAACATTGAAATGCTGCATAATCGCAAAGGTGATGTAACTGGGATTCCAACAGGATTTGCCGATCTTGACAGCATGACAGCTGGCTTTCAACGCAATGATTTAATTATTGTAGCGGCTCGTCCATCTGTCGGTAAAACCGCTTTTGCTTTAAATATAGCGCAAAACGTGGCAACGAAAACGGATGAAAATGTCGCGATCTTTAGCCTCGAGATGGGGGCCGAACAGCTTGTGATGCGGATGCTTTGTGCTGAGGGGAATATTAATGCTCAAAACTTGCGGACAGGTTCACTCACTGATGAAGATTGGCGCAAGCTGACGATGGCGATGGGCAGTTTGTCTAATTCAGGGATTTATATAGATGATACACCAGGTGTGCGCATTGGTGAAATTCGTTCGAAATGCCGTCGCTTAAAGCAGGAGCAAGGGCTTGGCATGATTTTAATTGATTACTTGCAGCTTATTCAAGGTAGCGGTCGCTCTGGTGAGAACCGTCAGCAGGAAGTATCGGAAATTTCCCGTTCATTAAAGGCGCTCGCCCGTGAACTCGAAGTGCCCGTTATTGCTCTTTCGCAGCTATCTCGTGGCGTAGAGCAGCGGCAAGATAAGCGTCCAATGATGTCTGATATTCGAGAGTCTGGATCGATTGAGCAGGACGCGGATATTGTTGCCTTTTTATATCGAGACGATTATTATGATAAAGAATCCGAGAATAAGAATATTATCGAAATCATTATTGCTAAACAGCGTAATGGTCCTGTAGGTACGGTTCAGCTAGCTTTTGTGAAGGAATATAATAAGTTTGTTAACTTGGAACGGCGGTTTGATGAAACCGGATGA
- the yycF gene encoding response regulator YycF yields the protein MQKKILVVDDERPIADILQFNLKKEGYEVHCAYDGDQAVEMVEEVQPDLILLDIMLPGRDGMEVCREVRKKYEMPIVMLTAKDSEIDKVLGLELGADDYVTKPFSTRELIARVKANLRRHQAAPAPAEEEDDTNEITVGTLTILPDAYTVSKRGETIELTHREFELLHYLAKHIGQVMTREHLLQTVWGYDYYGDVRTVDVTVRRLREKIEDNPSHPSWIVTRRGVGYYLRNPEQE from the coding sequence ATGCAAAAAAAAATATTAGTTGTAGATGATGAAAGGCCAATTGCAGATATTTTGCAATTTAACTTAAAAAAGGAAGGCTATGAAGTTCATTGTGCGTACGATGGAGATCAGGCTGTAGAGATGGTAGAAGAAGTGCAGCCGGACTTGATTTTATTGGATATTATGCTTCCGGGACGGGATGGAATGGAAGTGTGTCGTGAAGTAAGAAAGAAATATGAAATGCCAATCGTGATGCTAACAGCTAAAGATTCGGAAATTGATAAAGTGCTTGGCCTTGAACTAGGCGCGGATGATTATGTAACGAAGCCATTTAGTACAAGGGAATTGATTGCTCGGGTGAAGGCAAATTTACGTCGCCACCAGGCTGCCCCTGCCCCAGCGGAGGAAGAGGACGATACAAATGAAATTACAGTAGGCACATTGACGATTCTCCCTGATGCTTATACGGTATCTAAGCGTGGAGAAACGATTGAGCTTACTCATCGCGAGTTTGAATTGCTTCATTACTTAGCAAAACATATTGGGCAAGTGATGACAAGGGAGCATTTGTTGCAAACGGTTTGGGGCTATGATTATTATGGAGATGTTCGTACAGTGGACGTCACCGTTCGCCGCTTGCGTGAAAAAATTGAGGATAATCCGAGTCACCCATCTTGGATTGTAACGAGAAGAGGGGTAGGCTACTACTTGCGTAATCCTGAACAGGAGTAA
- the rplI gene encoding 50S ribosomal protein L9 — MRVIFLQDVKGKGKKGEVKNVADGYAHNFLIKNGLAVEATTGNQKALDAQKRKQAELVKQELEDAKKLKEVVEALTVEVSTKAGEGGRLFGSVTTKQIADALKKAHNITLDKRKMDLPDGIRALGYTNVPVKLHNEVFATLKVHVTEEK, encoded by the coding sequence AGGTAAAAAAGGAGAAGTTAAAAATGTAGCCGATGGTTACGCTCATAACTTTCTAATCAAAAACGGTTTAGCTGTAGAAGCAACAACTGGCAACCAAAAAGCATTAGATGCTCAAAAAAGAAAACAAGCCGAGCTTGTTAAACAAGAATTAGAAGATGCAAAAAAATTAAAAGAAGTCGTCGAAGCATTAACAGTAGAAGTTTCTACTAAAGCAGGAGAAGGAGGCCGTTTATTCGGTTCCGTAACGACGAAACAAATTGCCGATGCATTAAAGAAAGCACATAATATTACGCTTGATAAGCGCAAAATGGATTTGCCAGATGGCATTCGTGCATTAGGTTACACAAATGTGCCTGTGAAGCTTCATAATGAAGTATTTGCCACATTAAAAGTTCATGTAACGGAAGAAAAATAA
- a CDS encoding adenylosuccinate synthase, giving the protein MSSVVVVGTQWGDEGKGKITDFLSENAEVVARYQGGNNAGHTIKFNGVTYKLHLIPSGIFYKDKICVIGNGMVVDPKALIQELKYLHDQNVSTDNLRISNRAHVILPYHLKIDEVEEARKGDNKIGTTKKGIGPAYMDKAARIGIRMADLLDRKAFEEKLTRNLEEKNRLLERFYETEGFKIEDILDEYYEYGQQIKQYVCDTSVVLNDALDEGRRVLFEGAQGVMLDIDQGTYPFVTSSNPVAGGVTIGSGVGPTKINHVVGVAKAYTSRVGDGPFPTELHDEIGHQIREVGREYGTTTGRPRRVGWFDSVVVRHARRVSGLTDLSLNSIDVLTGIETVKICVAYRYKDQVIEEYPANLNILAECTPIYEELPGWTEDVTGCKTLNELPANARHYLERVSQLTGISLSTFSVGPDRNQTNVVRSVWAQG; this is encoded by the coding sequence ATGTCGTCAGTAGTAGTAGTAGGAACACAATGGGGCGATGAAGGAAAAGGGAAAATCACTGATTTCCTTTCAGAAAATGCAGAAGTAGTAGCGCGTTATCAAGGTGGTAACAACGCAGGCCACACAATTAAATTTAACGGTGTTACGTACAAATTGCATTTAATTCCATCAGGTATCTTTTATAAAGATAAAATTTGCGTGATCGGCAATGGGATGGTTGTAGATCCTAAAGCGTTAATTCAAGAATTAAAATATTTACATGATCAAAATGTTTCTACAGATAACTTGCGCATCAGTAACCGTGCTCATGTCATTCTTCCTTATCATTTGAAAATTGATGAAGTAGAAGAAGCACGCAAAGGCGATAACAAAATCGGTACAACGAAAAAAGGAATTGGCCCAGCTTACATGGATAAAGCAGCACGCATCGGCATCCGCATGGCAGACCTTTTAGATCGCAAAGCATTTGAAGAAAAACTAACTCGCAACTTAGAAGAGAAAAATCGTTTGCTTGAGCGCTTCTATGAGACAGAAGGCTTCAAGATTGAAGATATTCTTGACGAGTACTATGAGTACGGTCAACAAATTAAACAATACGTTTGTGACACATCTGTTGTTTTAAACGACGCATTAGATGAAGGTCGTCGCGTATTATTTGAAGGGGCTCAAGGTGTGATGTTGGATATCGACCAAGGTACATATCCATTCGTTACATCTTCTAACCCAGTAGCTGGTGGTGTAACGATCGGTTCTGGTGTAGGCCCAACGAAAATCAACCACGTTGTCGGTGTAGCAAAAGCGTATACTAGCCGCGTAGGAGATGGCCCATTCCCGACAGAACTTCATGATGAAATTGGCCACCAAATTCGTGAAGTAGGCCGCGAGTACGGTACGACAACTGGCCGTCCACGCCGCGTTGGTTGGTTCGACAGCGTTGTTGTTCGACATGCTCGTCGTGTCAGCGGTTTAACGGATCTTTCTCTTAACTCTATCGATGTACTGACAGGTATTGAAACAGTAAAAATCTGTGTTGCTTACCGTTACAAAGATCAAGTCATTGAAGAATATCCAGCAAACTTGAACATTTTAGCTGAATGTACACCAATTTATGAAGAGCTTCCAGGCTGGACAGAAGATGTCACTGGCTGCAAAACATTAAATGAGCTTCCTGCCAATGCTCGTCACTACTTAGAGCGAGTATCTCAATTGACAGGTATTTCATTGTCTACGTTCTCTGTAGGACCAGACCGCAACCAAACAAACGTTGTTCGCAGCGTTTGGGCGCAAGGATAA
- a CDS encoding two-component system regulatory protein YycI, whose product MDWSKTKSIFIAVFLILNIFLLIMFFNKDRANQYVAMKEEPIEEKLKEYNIEYKELPNDVTKAAIITAKPKKFSKKEFEKLNDQQIQLSDSQMIVSSKLQKPVPLGEDKVNDLRSFVNNHVVHGEEYRYWGMDEKKKKAIFYQHVDNKKLFENTNGRLEILLNDNGEITMYKQTLLGQVEENDQKETIIQAFQVIQNLYKNGLIKQNSEISDIELGYYTVVKVTEAQVLSPTWYFEIKNNGKVEQVYVNALDGTIYKNETGA is encoded by the coding sequence ATGGATTGGAGTAAAACAAAATCAATATTTATTGCTGTTTTTCTAATTTTGAACATCTTCCTGCTTATCATGTTTTTCAACAAAGATCGTGCCAATCAATATGTCGCCATGAAAGAAGAGCCCATTGAAGAAAAGCTGAAAGAGTACAATATTGAATATAAAGAATTACCTAACGACGTCACAAAAGCAGCGATCATTACAGCTAAACCGAAAAAATTTTCGAAAAAAGAGTTTGAAAAGCTAAATGATCAGCAAATCCAGCTATCCGATAGTCAAATGATTGTTTCTAGTAAATTGCAAAAGCCTGTACCGTTAGGGGAAGATAAAGTCAATGATCTCCGCTCTTTTGTGAACAACCATGTCGTTCATGGAGAAGAATACCGCTATTGGGGCATGGATGAAAAGAAGAAAAAAGCCATTTTCTATCAGCACGTCGATAATAAAAAGTTGTTTGAAAATACTAATGGCAGACTTGAAATTCTCTTGAATGATAATGGAGAGATTACCATGTATAAGCAAACACTTTTAGGGCAAGTAGAGGAAAATGATCAGAAGGAAACGATCATTCAAGCCTTTCAAGTAATTCAAAATCTATATAAAAATGGGCTTATTAAACAGAACAGTGAAATATCAGATATTGAGCTTGGCTATTATACGGTTGTCAAGGTAACAGAGGCACAAGTTCTTTCCCCTACTTGGTACTTTGAAATAAAAAATAATGGCAAAGTCGAACAAGTTTATGTCAATGCATTAGACGGAACGATTTACAAAAACGAAACAGGTGCTTAA
- the walK gene encoding cell wall metabolism sensor histidine kinase WalK, which yields MKKVGFFRSIQLKFVLIYVLLILFAMQIIGVYFVNELEQKLVTNFKSSLQERVNLLEYNLREEMLKERTADMPTLEQDIQKILEDFSAPDIAEVRVIDARSRIIGTSDPTKQGTIGQRTTEISVKRTLSVGAEEDKMYVDEQTNKRVWVLTSPIISNREVIGAIYLVGKVENVFAQMDEINEILFSATALALGVTAILGVLLARTITRPITDMRRQAVALGKGNFSRKVKVYGQDEIGELAVTFNNLTKRLQEAQATTEGEKRKLSSVLSYMTDGVIATDRRGRVILINEPGAKLLNVSRETVISQSITSLLGLEEEYSFEDLLNEQDSVILDYSNEEGPYILRANFSVIQKDTGFVNGLITVLHDITEQEKIEADRREFVANVSHELRTPLTTMRSYLEALADGAWQDPDIAPHFLEVTQTETERMIRLVNDLLQLSKFDSRDFQLTKKEVNFTKFYNRIIDRFEMTKSQDVTFKRQLPKYPIYVEIDTDKLTQVLDNIISNALKYSPQGGQLTFKVEEQSNAIVVSVRDQGMGIPKKNLERIFERFYRVDRARTRKMGGTGLGLAIAKEIVVAHDGDIWATSVEGKGTTIFLTLPYELSQEDDWL from the coding sequence ATGAAAAAAGTGGGTTTTTTCCGTTCGATACAATTAAAGTTTGTATTAATTTATGTACTGCTCATTTTATTCGCTATGCAAATTATTGGCGTTTATTTTGTCAATGAATTAGAGCAGAAACTCGTCACAAATTTTAAAAGCTCTTTGCAAGAGCGAGTGAATTTGCTTGAGTACAATTTAAGGGAAGAAATGTTGAAAGAGCGAACGGCGGATATGCCGACGCTGGAGCAGGATATCCAAAAAATATTAGAGGATTTTTCAGCTCCTGATATTGCGGAAGTGCGGGTCATTGATGCTCGTAGTCGAATTATTGGAACATCTGATCCGACGAAACAAGGAACGATCGGCCAAAGAACAACAGAGATCTCAGTGAAGAGGACGCTTTCTGTTGGAGCAGAAGAAGATAAGATGTATGTCGATGAGCAAACGAATAAGCGTGTTTGGGTGTTAACATCTCCAATCATTTCGAATCGAGAAGTGATCGGTGCGATTTATTTAGTTGGAAAAGTCGAGAATGTGTTCGCACAAATGGATGAAATTAATGAAATCTTATTTTCTGCAACTGCGCTTGCTCTAGGGGTAACGGCTATTCTAGGTGTGCTGTTAGCTCGTACAATTACCCGTCCGATCACGGATATGCGTCGTCAAGCTGTCGCGCTTGGAAAAGGAAATTTTTCTCGAAAGGTGAAAGTGTATGGGCAAGATGAGATCGGTGAGTTAGCGGTCACGTTTAATAATTTAACGAAGCGACTTCAGGAAGCTCAGGCTACTACGGAGGGAGAAAAAAGAAAGTTGTCATCAGTTCTGTCCTATATGACAGATGGGGTAATTGCAACCGACCGGAGAGGCCGCGTTATTCTAATTAATGAACCAGGAGCTAAGCTATTAAATGTTTCACGTGAAACAGTGATTTCTCAGTCGATTACATCATTGCTTGGTTTAGAGGAAGAATATTCATTTGAAGATTTACTGAATGAACAAGATTCGGTGATATTAGATTACAGTAATGAAGAAGGACCGTATATTTTACGTGCCAACTTTTCTGTTATTCAAAAAGATACTGGTTTTGTGAATGGATTAATTACCGTTCTTCATGACATTACAGAACAAGAAAAAATTGAAGCCGATCGTCGTGAATTTGTGGCTAATGTTTCTCATGAATTGAGGACGCCATTGACGACAATGAGAAGTTATTTAGAGGCATTAGCAGATGGAGCTTGGCAAGATCCTGATATTGCTCCTCATTTTCTAGAAGTAACACAGACCGAAACAGAGCGAATGATCCGACTTGTGAACGACTTATTGCAGCTATCTAAATTTGACAGCCGTGATTTTCAGTTAACGAAAAAAGAAGTGAATTTCACAAAATTTTATAATCGAATTATTGATCGATTTGAAATGACAAAATCTCAAGATGTCACATTTAAGAGGCAGCTACCTAAATATCCGATTTATGTGGAGATTGATACTGATAAGTTAACACAGGTACTGGATAATATTATTTCTAACGCCTTGAAATACTCTCCACAAGGAGGCCAGCTTACGTTTAAGGTGGAGGAACAATCGAATGCTATTGTTGTTAGTGTCCGTGACCAAGGAATGGGGATTCCGAAGAAAAATCTTGAACGGATTTTCGAACGCTTTTATCGAGTAGATCGTGCTAGAACTCGAAAAATGGGCGGTACGGGATTAGGGCTTGCGATCGCTAAGGAAATTGTCGTCGCACATGATGGCGATATTTGGGCGACTAGTGTAGAAGGTAAAGGAACAACCATTTTCCTTACGCTTCCATATGAGCTATCTCAAGAGGATGATTGGTTATGA